A region of the Chryseobacterium cucumeris genome:
TGGTCAATATATCGTATATTCCTGATTACATTGGTTTCCGGATTATGCTGTTCAAGGGCATCCAGTAACATATGATGCGTAGTAACATCATAATCAGCAAGCATTTCTGTCCCTGACAGAAGCATACTTCCGGTACATACTGTAAATACTATTGTTCCTGCATCATAATGATTTTCAACCCATTTCAGAACAGTTTCCCGAAAATCCCCGTCCTCAATATATTTCATAATGTATTCAGGATTTGCTCCCGGAACGACAATCATATCCGGTTGAGGGCATGTATGGATATCGTAGATAGGAATAAGAGCCATTGTGTCCGCCTCCATATTTACCGGATCTTTTGTTTTCCCTACTGTAAAGCAATTGTAGCTGCCGGGTTCCAGAACATTCGCTTTAACAAAAACATCTAAAGGGCCATTTAAATCAAGTGCTTCCACCTGATCATAGATTAAAAATGCAACATTCATTGTCTTGCTGTTTGGTACGTGATTCATAATTTTATTATTTAAGATTATTATTTTCAGATCATGGCACAGGTCTTCCCTGCTGACAATTGATGATTGCCAGTTTTATGTAAAATCAATAAGAAAAAGCTATTATCCTGTAGTCTTGAATGCCTTCCTGTACTGTGCCGGAGAGAGGGAAATGTTTTTAAGAAATAAGCGGCTGAGAGAAACAGCATTACTAAATCCGCATTTATCAGCTATCATATCGATGCTCATATCAGTATATTCCAGCATATTTTTAGCCTGATCCAGCCTCATTTTTTCGAGAAATCTGCCGGGAGTCATTCCTGACTCTTTTACAAATACCCTGGAAAAGTTACGGACACTCATGTTCAGGAACTCTGCCATATACTCCACCGTAATAGCTTCTCCAAGCTTATCTTTCAATAAATCACGGATTTGTTTTGTAAAAGGAGACATTATTTCATATTCCGGCAATGCATTTCCAAACTGAGACTGTGCTCCGGATCTTTTTAAATACAGGACGAGATGACGGGCAACTTCGGCCGCCAAAGGTTTTCCAAAGTCTTCTTCCAATAGAGCCAATGCAAGATCCATCCCTGAAGAAACACCTCCTGAAGTATAAATTGGCCTGTCACGGATAAAAAAAGGATTAATATTCACATCCAATTTTGGATAAGATTTCTGTAAAGTATCTGCGAACTTCCAGTGAGTCGTTACCTGTTTGCCATCCAACAGACCCGCTTTGGCAAGGATGAACGCTCCTACACAGACAGATCC
Encoded here:
- a CDS encoding DJ-1/PfpI family protein; its protein translation is MNHVPNSKTMNVAFLIYDQVEALDLNGPLDVFVKANVLEPGSYNCFTVGKTKDPVNMEADTMALIPIYDIHTCPQPDMIVVPGANPEYIMKYIEDGDFRETVLKWVENHYDAGTIVFTVCTGSMLLSGTEMLADYDVTTHHMLLDALEQHNPETNVIRNIRYIDQGSLITTAGITAGIDAALYLVGKHLGQKTMNTIIEIFEYQNVKSGNLA
- a CDS encoding GlxA family transcriptional regulator, whose product is MKKERRKTGIKNIVLLALPEVQLLDIAGPWDVFTSANRFLNDKQDSGYHVYLVSGTSEKIIYSGSGMPLSCSHTIYDIDFPVDTLLVAGTTLNVLDEVNPDIYHYLQNIAPGVRRMGSVCVGAFILAKAGLLDGKQVTTHWKFADTLQKSYPKLDVNINPFFIRDRPIYTSGGVSSGMDLALALLEEDFGKPLAAEVARHLVLYLKRSGAQSQFGNALPEYEIMSPFTKQIRDLLKDKLGEAITVEYMAEFLNMSVRNFSRVFVKESGMTPGRFLEKMRLDQAKNMLEYTDMSIDMIADKCGFSNAVSLSRLFLKNISLSPAQYRKAFKTTG